The Williamwhitmania sp. DNA window GTTCTCAAATTGGTGCCATACCCAAAAACATCGGCAAGCCGAAGAATGGTAGCCAATTTTTTCTTTACTAGCCTTTCAATTTCCTCCTCAGCCCTTGCAACCGAAGAGGCATAGGCCGAAGTATGGTTTGTGGCACCTAAGGCTTCGGTGGAGGAGAGGTAAATTAAATATGCTTGCGGGGCATTGGTCTCCAATGCATGCACTAGCTCTGCCGTTCCCCAGTGGTTAACCTGTTCTAGCTGATGGATATCAAAATCGTTGGATGTGTAAGGGGTACCAATTCCTGCTGCATGAACCACCATGCTGCATCCCGAAATTTCTTTGGCGAGGGTTCGGCTGTCGAGAATGTCGGCTTTAACAATTCGCAGCTTGGTCCGGTTGAACTTACCTCCAAGCAACCCTTTTGTTCCTGCTGCAAAGTTGTCGTATACAACCACCAGTGAAACTGCTTCCAGCTGGGTCAGCCGTTGCGCAATTTCGGTGCCTATATAGCCGGCTCCACCG harbors:
- a CDS encoding NAD(P)-dependent oxidoreductase produces the protein MKVLVTGGAGYIGTEIAQRLTQLEAVSLVVVYDNFAAGTKGLLGGKFNRTKLRIVKADILDSRTLAKEISGCSMVVHAAGIGTPYTSNDFDIHQLEQVNHWGTAELVHALETNAPQAYLIYLSSTEALGATNHTSAYASSVARAEEEIERLVKKKLATILRLADVFGYGTNLRTDTLLNKMITDGFLIGKIQIVGSGNGTFDYTRLEEVIGKVESAISGKLSAGIFNLVSHSSTLNMVVEELSSLMAQPDIIYTAHHFEMTESNAENALPLVANLTLSEALSQFLNKLKE